Genomic segment of Anaerolineales bacterium:
CCTCACTGGGCGGGAAGGTTTAGGCCGGCGGGGATTCCTCATCCCCCCCAAAAAAACGGCCGGGCGGATGAAGCCCGGCCGTTTTCCAGGATATTGGCTCGATGAACGCCTATATCGTGTTGATGATCTGGCTGAAAACGTTGCCGATCGCGGGGCCAAGGACGGACAGGATGATGATGATCACGATGGCGACCAAAACAAGGATGA
This window contains:
- a CDS encoding Flp family type IVb pilin, which codes for MFKKLQKKGQGLVEYALILVLVAIVIIIILSVLGPAIGNVFSQIINTI